A stretch of DNA from Sylvia atricapilla isolate bSylAtr1 chromosome 3, bSylAtr1.pri, whole genome shotgun sequence:
TCTAAGTTTCATTGAGACTTGCTCAAATCAATAAGCAGAGGCCACTGCACCATCCATTAATGTCACATTTTGTTTGTGTTCATGCAGGGTGGCTGACAAGCTGCCGAGACCAAACCTGGTCTTGCTCAAGCTCTTGCTCTCTCTGCTGCACCACATCAGCCAAAATGCCGAGACCAATAGGATGGACTCCAGCAACCTGGCCATCTGCATTGGCCCAAATATGCTGAGCCCAGAGATGGACAGCTCACTCCCGTTGGAAGTGCAGAAGGAGATGAATGACAAGGTGCCTTGAACTCCCCAAGCAACTGCTCTCTGGGGCAATTTAGAGTCCATAGGGATCCCACTGCCattgcagcagctgaacagaaCAGCAGCCCTGGACACTGGGGGTACCCCTCAGCTCAGGTGTCCCTCAGCCTGCCATGGGATGGGCCAGGCTTCCCCTCATCTCACCTCCTCTgagcaagagcagcagctgccctgcagcctcctaagtcacagctcctgcagacTTTGCATGTGGAGAGCAAGGGGCACCTGTGGCCATTGTCACCCCTGGGCCCTCGGGCAGCGAGGCCAAAGCTGTGGCTGATGGTGTTTTGTCTGTATTGGGGTAGATCAATTTGTCTGCAGCATAAGGCCTTATGGTGGACTCACCCTTGGACCTCAAGGCAGGATTTTGGCAGAAGccaccctgctctgtgctgtccttcCTACAAACATAGCAGGCGGGGTCAGGAAAGAATCTTCAATATGTCTTGACTGAAATGGGCTGTTTTCTGTGTGCAGGTGACAGTGCTGGTGGAGTTCCTCATAAACAACTGCTCAGAAATATTTGAGGAGGACATGGCCTTTCCTGCCTGTGCCTTGACTGAGGAGTCACCAGAGCACACAGACAGCTCCACAGGTATGAGAACAGACTGGGGATGTCATCAACTGAGGCTGCTGGGCCAAAATATTGAATTTGATATGTGAATATATCTGTAGAAACACAGAGGGTTCAAGATTTTTTGAAGCCCTCTTCTGAACTCTCTCTGTGTAGTTTTCTTTCATCCTCAGCTGATCAGTGAAAACCAATATCTGCTTTCTCCCCACAGAACAACTCTGTGCAGCTCATCAGAATGACTCTGCCTATGACAGCCCAGATCCTGAAGTGGAAGGCAGCCCCTGTACCTCTGAGATGGAGCAGGCCAAAGGGAGGAGTGCTACGGTAAACAGAAAATACTCAACAAATATCTCTGCCCCCTCACTAACTTACTTCGGAAAGGACATCAGCACAATGGACAGGAGGTACTCAGAGCCAGACCTGTCCTTCCAGAACTGCCTTGATgaaacaataaggaaaaaaaggctaaaCAAAAGTGAGGACAATTTTCCAGTTGAGCAGAAACAGCTATGGATGGAGGCACTGGAGGAACGTCTTGCAGGCTTACCTTCACAATTATCAACTGACTCTCTACCAAAAACATCCTCCAGTTGCTCCCTGGAGAGCTCTGATGGCTCAGTTTTCACCAGCTCCCCAGTAGTTTCACCCTTGAGTccaaaaaaaacctttttaacCAGGCCTCAGTCCTTTTCTACCAAGGCCACTGAAGACTGCAGTACACCTAGCAGGGAGATCAAAAAACATTCCatgtcattttcttttgcaaaccGCAGGAAAACACTAATAAGAAACCAGAGTTGGGGGGCTGGAAAACCCATGTTTTTTCAGAGGGACAGTTTCACAAAGAAAGAAGATCAATTCTCCTGCAGAGTTGTCCAGGAGGACAGCTGTAATGATGACAAATTATTGCCTGTGGAGTATCAGCAAAGGCCCCGTCTCAGGTCAGTTGATGAAGTGTTTAGAGAGGTAGACCAGAGAAACCCTGGGAGACCACCCTCTTATGAAGAGGCTGTTAAAAACTGCCTGGCCACTAAAGTTCCCTCCCAAAATCTCACAGTTCAAACTCTGAGATTAGCAGTGTCAAAACAGGATGTTTTGCTGCCTCATCCACGCAGCCACAGTGCACAGGACACGGCATATATGGATCTGAGGGATCTACGCAGTGCCAGACTTTCTGCAACAAAGGATTCTGACATGGAAACTGAAACCTTCAGCATCACTGTAGGGGTGAACTCCCGTGTGAATTTACCTGTGACTCCAGGAGTCTACCGGATGAGAGCCATGTCTGAGTCCTGTCAAAAGAACAAACTCGAGTATGTGGCTCGGAGGTGCAGCCAGCCAGTTTTTGAGGTTGAGCAGATCCAATATGCTAAGGAGTCCTACGTTTAAAAAGCCTGTCCTTCCTCTTGGCACTGTACAAAgtaaatattgtaaaaataGACATCTTACTGATCATTTGTAGGATTTTACTTTCAAAAGACAAAGGATAAGCTAGCTCAgcatgaacttttttttttcctgaagtgtcAGTCAGCTTGGTATGTCACAAGACAACACAAGAGTTGTTGCTGGTGAAGACCTTTGTATCATTGTGTAAAAATGTATGTTAGGATGCTGTACATAACCTGTTGTGTGGGAATAGTAGTTGGCAGATGATAAACAGtgttgtatttgtttttctgaaatgacaATTAAAAGGTTGGCAGGTCCAAAACCTGTCTCaccttctttttgttttctgtttggtcACAAACCCTGTAccatttttcatgtttgtacATGTGCCAGGCTGATGCAGTGCTTTGCTGATTTACTGCATTAAACGTGGGCTGGCAGTTACCCTGATGGGGGAAGAGTTATTCTGTCATCTAGGCCACTTCAGCACTCTTCCATAAACCCCTGTACCTGCTGCCATTCCATCGTCCTGCTCACTGGTGATAAGAATGATCTGACCACTAAGCAGCATTAGCATTGTACACTGAGCCTGGGGTTAGAGCCCTATGAGGTCATTATGGGAATGTATGAAGTAACCCTCGTGTCCTGAGGTGCTTTTAGACTAAATAAACTGGACAGGTGAAGAAAGTaaaagcaagaaaggaaaagcaagaaagaaaaagcaagaaagaaaaagcatgcaagaaagcaagaaagcaagcaagcaagaaaaaacaaagaaaaactccTACAAGGACATTCTGGATTCCAGCTTTAAATAGTTAAAgctcattgaaaaaaaaaagacaaaaaacaaaatactagGTGGTGTCCTTATAAACCTGTAAAAATGACTGGAAGTGCAATGTGCTTTTGTGGCTCAGCATAGCCTGaaaccaggagcagggagatgttTTTCTCCAGTTTAACTTCACtacaataaaacatttttctgcatgaCTGCTTGAGTGTCCATTGTCTGATTTTAAAACATCCAGGCCCTACATGTACTGCACTTacttttatactattctacagGTCTGTTTGAGTGACATAGCATAGGTGAGTAGCAGGAAGCAAAGTAAATGCAGTGTCTCTGCTATTGTTGTAAGAGGCTTCAGGCTGCAAATCCTTTCAGCCTTTTGCTCAGAACTAGATCTCTAATTTCTTGTAAGACTAAAGCCAAAACTTATATTGCCACATAACAGCTTTGCTAACAGCTAAGCTGCAAAGAGGTGATGCTGCTCCAAAAGTGAAACACATTAGAAATGGCACACCATCTTCTCAGGAATTATGTTTTCCAGGTGTAGGTTCCAGGTGTAGGTGTTCCCACggcacagagaaaagggaaggtgGGTATCTGACCTGAcagaagaaattatgaaaaGGACCATATTGGTAGGCTGCAACTAGAGAAAACATCACTTCTTTCAGCCACCAGAACAGTGGCAGTCTCCTTCCAAGCAAGCTGAATGAGAGGGCTCAGATGCAAAAGGTGTATACTTTCTAGAATCTGCATCTCCTGGGTCACAGAACCCCAGTGAGGCTTGAGATCCTCCTGTCTAACCTCACTGCCCAAGCAGAGTCAGATaaaacaggttgcccaggattgtgtccagacagttTTTGAATATTTCCACAGATGGAGGCTCTGTAACATCTCTGGGCAATCTATTTAGAAgccacaaaacagaaaacacaaacctTGAAACATAATCAAAACCCAATACAGCTCCTTCTTTGTTAAGTGACTCATTCTTTTTGGACAGTGAGAAGACTAAGTCTCCCAAGAAGATTCCTGTTCTGTGCCCACACCAGAAAACCCAGGGTGAACAAGCACGGTCACTTCACCAGAGATGAGGAAAGTCTCTCTTCAGGTCTAAGGTGTCCCAAGGCATATATGACAATCCCACTTAGAAAGCTTACCTGGGCTTTAATATTCAGTATAGATGAGTCTAAATCTTCCAGCTCCCAGATAAGAAAGACCATTTGGAAAAGACCACTTTCCACTggtggaggaaaaagaagagagagaagctcTACAAATTGTTAACAAAAAAGGGCCAAGGTGAAGAAGTTGTATAGAAGAGAGGCCTAGTCCCCTTCATCCTGCTCTTGCATTTCTTCAAGTCCAGGGAACACCATGattaaagaaaatctgaatgCAAACAGACCCCAAAAGATATCTACCTCCTCATTGACAGATAGCTTCTGACTTCCTTCATCCCTTCAGACCTGACTGCTTAGTCAGCATTATTTTCATGTCATATCCCTCcacagaagttatttttcttctacacAGGCACATAAGAGACCTCAAAAGCCTAGAACGACACAGGAAGTAGAAAACTTTGCTTTAACACTTACTTATCTTCCTTGGGCTCAGAAAACCAGTCCATCCCACTGCATTCTAGGATCCAGACCAACTATCCTGGACTCCAAGAATAAGGCTCTTTAACTTCTATATCCAATAAGTGGATTATCTGTTTTACAAGTGCTGTGCCAAAACTGCCTTTGACTCCTCAGCCAGAAAGATCAAACACCCATTTAAAACTGGAGATGGATTTTGGTAGAAGAGTTGCATGATGACAGTTAGCCTCCCACTCTCCACAAGCTCCTCTGTTATCAGTATTGCACCACTTGCTTCATACACagaattttctaattaaatttcATGAAGACACTCCAAACATGAGTTAGGAGGTAGGactggaagagggaaaaaagcaatattaaagcagaaaatccaAGCCATTGCCTTGTAAGGCAATGCTGGAATTAAGGCTGCAGATGCAGCTTGAATTCAGTTCCTTATGTTTGCATCCTGTGGTTGTCCTCAAACACATGGTGCACTCTGTTGTTCCCTACAGGATGCAGCTGCACTGGTAAGGAAAAAAGGTTgagcagcaaaggagaaaattttaattctggCATTCCTCAGTACAGTTCGCCTAGCAGGCATCCAGGTTTTGGACATACAGCTATGTCTCATTTGCTaggatttgaaagaaaaaatagaagaacAAATGAGATCCTCATGGAATACTTCCTTCCTTAACCATGTTGTGCACCAGCAAGTTGCAGACTTGTACCCTGTCACTTGAATTAGGATGGCAACTTACAGAAAAGTATATGATAGTCTCAACTCTATGTCCAAACATTGATGAAGATTGAGAGAAACATCATGCCTGCAGGTTTCCCAAACTGCAGGGATTCAAATACTCAGGTGAAGATTGCACATGTAGACACATCTATTTATTTATACGTATGCAAGGCTTATATTTATGTAAGCCTGTGCCTCATCTTCTGCACAGTCTGCAGAAAATGAGGCATAGGCTCTCTGTGTCTCATTTCTCTGGATTCCTGGGACTGAACTGAGTGCAGGTAGAACACAGCTGTCTGAAAAAACATGTGCCTTCAAATCATTTGGATATCTTAGGACCATAAGAATTTCCTAAAGCATCAAAAGTAGATACGATTCCAGATACTTAGGTTGTATAATCCTTTCTCTAAGTTTTCTCTGACTGTGATGTAAGCTTAGACTCCCACCTTACACATACATGATACATTTCAAGGTATCTACCTTGAATGTAGGTCTTTATAATCAAGGGCTTACATTTTTACTGACACCAGAGAAACAGTAACACTTGGGATTTTAGGCACTATCTAAGCCTTCTTTTAGGTAACATCTAAGCCTTCAAAAGAAGCCTTCTTGAGCAGGTATAGGCTCTTATGCTTGCCCCCCTCTAGAGTTTGGTGCTTTCTGCTCCATCCCATCATAGGAAACTCTGACTCAGACCTTTATCTTCTCCATCTCTGACCCCTTATCTCTGCCTCACTTTTATTCCCTCTCCATTCCCAGCCTCTATTCCTGACCTCATCCAgctatttctcttttaattgaACAAGCCCCAACCTTTGACTTGCTCTCAAAGTCCCAATTTAATTTCCTCTCCATCCCTAGACTCACTTCTCTCAGTCAGCCAGTTTCAATTTTCCCCTTCCAATTCTTCCACAATTTCCATCTTATCTGCACTGGTTATTATTGCAATAAGCTTAATTAAAACTTGTCTAGTCTCAGTCCCACCCACAAGCTCTGC
This window harbors:
- the TAGAP gene encoding T-cell activation Rho GTPase-activating protein yields the protein MKVLSSCNTTKTLNAGNMESLIECQTEADAKKYPLSVPADTEDRLCLSNADGTKKRKKVISQSFALRRSLTKRNSSGQLDLGAKIPLFGHPLALICGEDDTLPQPIQDLLGILYMKGPSTEGIFRKAANEKARKELKEDLNKGGSVDLKSKSVHLLAVVLKDFLRNIPSKLLSADLYEKWMQALEKPSKQEKIEELKEVADKLPRPNLVLLKLLLSLLHHISQNAETNRMDSSNLAICIGPNMLSPEMDSSLPLEVQKEMNDKVTVLVEFLINNCSEIFEEDMAFPACALTEESPEHTDSSTEQLCAAHQNDSAYDSPDPEVEGSPCTSEMEQAKGRSATVNRKYSTNISAPSLTYFGKDISTMDRRYSEPDLSFQNCLDETIRKKRLNKSEDNFPVEQKQLWMEALEERLAGLPSQLSTDSLPKTSSSCSLESSDGSVFTSSPVVSPLSPKKTFLTRPQSFSTKATEDCSTPSREIKKHSMSFSFANRRKTLIRNQSWGAGKPMFFQRDSFTKKEDQFSCRVVQEDSCNDDKLLPVEYQQRPRLRSVDEVFREVDQRNPGRPPSYEEAVKNCLATKVPSQNLTVQTLRLAVSKQDVLLPHPRSHSAQDTAYMDLRDLRSARLSATKDSDMETETFSITVGVNSRVNLPVTPGVYRMRAMSESCQKNKLEYVARRCSQPVFEVEQIQYAKESYV